Within Enterobacter sp. RHBSTW-00175, the genomic segment AAAGCCCTTGAACACCGGTGCGGAGATCATCGACTTACGCATAGGCGTAAAGTTAAACGGCAACAAGATGATTGCCAGAGGAACCAAAAGCCAGATATTCCAGAGACCTGCGACGCCAAACGCAGCCGTCCAGGCCAGTAAAATCAGGCTGCTCAGGAATAAACTTACACGGTGATAGAACAGCACACCGAGCAGAACAACAGTTGCGATAATGCTCAAAATCATCATAAAGAAAAGCTCCCTTGCTTGTAGGAGGTCTGACCACTTGTGATGATATGGTTGTAGTGGATGTTATTTCTTTTAGCAATACGTTCACAAAATAATTACAACCTGGTTCACATTGTTCATGTTTTGGCAGGCACGAAAAATCAAAACGCCGGACGAATCGCAAGGCTTTAGCTTCTCGCTTTTATCGCTATCCGGTACACTCCACTGTGTTATTTCATCAATACTGAAGGATTATCCTCATGTACCAGGATCTTATTCGTAACGAACTGAACGAAGCGGCGGAAACGCTGGCCAACTTTCTGAAAGATGATGCCAATATTCACGCTATTCAGCGCGCGGCGGTCCTGCTGGCCGACAGCTTCAAAGCCGGTGGTAAAGTGCTCTCCTGCGGTAATGGTGGCTCTCACTGCGACGCAATGCACTTCGCGGAAGAGCTGACCGGACGTTATCGTGAAAACCGCCCAGGGTATCCGGCGATTGCGATTTCTGACGTTAGCCACATTTCCTGCGTGAGTAACGATTTTGGTTACGACTATGTCTTCTCACGTTACGTTGAAGCGGTAGGCCGTGAAGGTGATGTTCTGCTGGGCATTTCCACTTCCGGTAACTCCGGTAACGTGATCAAAGCGATTGCTGCTGCGCGTGAAAAAGGCATGAAAGTCATCACCCTGACCGGTAAAGATGGCGGTAAGATGGCGGGTACTGCGGATATCGAAATCCGTGTTCCGCACTTCGGTTATGCCGATCGCATTCAGGAAATTCACATCAAAGTGATTCATATCCTGATTCAGTTGATCGAAAAAGAAATGATCAAGTAAGACTTCGCTGGGGGCATGAATGCCCCCGCTGTTGTGGAGGTGATGTATGTGCGAACTGCTCGGGATGAGCGCCAATGTGCCAACCGATATCTGCTTTAGTTTCACCGGGCTGGTCCAGCGCGGTGGGGGAACCGGGCCGCATAAAGACGGCTGGGGCATTACCTTCTACGAAGGCAAAGGCTGTCGCACGTTCAAAGATCCGCAACCCAGCTTTAATTCACCAATTGCCAAACTGGTGCAGGACTATCCGATAAAGTCTTGCTCGGTTATCGCGCATATCCGCCAGGCGAATCGTGGTGAAGTGGCGCTGGAAAATACCCATCCCTTTACCCGTGAACTGTGGGGCCGTAACTGGACTTACGCGCACAACGGGCAGCTTTCTGGCTATAAATCGCTGGAAACCGGTAACTTCCGCCCGGTAGGGGAAACCGACAGTGAAAAAGCCTTCTGCTGGCTGCTGCACAAGCTGACGGAGCGTTACCCGCGTACCCCAGGCAACATGACTGCTGTGTTTAAATACATCGCGACGCTGGCCTCTGAACTACGTGAAAAAGGCGTGTTCAATATGCTGCTCTCTGACGGGCGCTACGTGATGGCGTTCTGCTCGACGAATCTGTTCTGGATCACCCGCCGTGCACCGTTTGGCGTTGCGACGCTACTCGATCAGGATGTGGAGATAGACTTTCAGAAGGAGACCACACCGAACGATGTGGTCACTGTCATTGCAACGCAACCGCTGACGGGCAACGAAACCTGGCAAAAGATTATGCCAGGCGAGTGGGTACTATTTTGCCTCGGGGACCGAGTAGTTTGATGCCAGTTGTGGCTGGACGACTTCGTGGCTCAGAGGTTTACTGACCACATAGCGGCCATCCACAACCGAAACGACAGGCGGTTTATGCGTCTGCTCGAAGTAGTCAAAACCTGGTTTCAGCTGTTTCCAGAAATCCGAGTAGTAGGAGTACTGGTGACGCTTCATGTTGGCATCGGTCATGCGGAACGGATAGATGCTTATCTGTACGCTTGACTGACCGAAGACTAACGCGCCGGTGACAAACTGGAAAATCTCATCAATGCTGGTATCGGTCATCGCATAACAGCCGATAGACACGCAGGCACCGTGGATCATCAGGTATTTACCTTCGTAACCGTGAGCACGGTCATAGGCATTCGGGAAGCCGATATTAATGGCTTTATAGAAGCGGCTGTCAGGTTTTAACTGGCTACGCTGAACGTTATAAAACCCTTCCGGGCTTTTAAAATCGCCCTGACGCTGTTTTGGCCCCAGACCACCGGAGTAATTACAAATCTTGTAACTGTCGAGCAGCTGGTATGTCTCACCCATTTTCACAAACAGGTCGAGTGTGCGTTCTTCCTTGAAGATTTGAATATAAACCGGTGATCCCATTAACTGCTGTTTATATTCTTTGCTGATCGGCGTGGTGGAGCTGTTGCTGCTGAGCAGCCCGGCAAATGACACGCACGGAATCAGAAGCATCGCAATGAACAATGCGATTTTACGCATACTACTAGTTCCTTGATAAAACTAAGACCAAATTGCCAGGACGGCAAAAGATACCCGAAATCAGATTATTCTGGTTAGGAGCGCTCACATTAGCACCGCTGTAGTTTTTCGCAAGCGTGAACGAGCGAGTTTACAAAATAGTTTTACCTTATAACCCATCCTGCCCGCGCTGGCGTTAGGAACTTTGCGTAATAGCTCGCATTTTGGCGCGCGCTTCGGCAGTTCCGCTGCCCCTGAGAGGGTGAAAATGGTACACTTCGGCCCCTCTGGATTGTTGTTGATGGATACTTGCTAACCACATGTTTAGAATCAGAAAAGGACTTGATCTCCCGATCGCTGGCGTGCCAGAACAGCACGTATCACAAGCCCCTGGTATTCGCCATGTCGCCATTTTGGGGGCAGATTACGTCGGAATGCGCCCCTCGATGCTGGTGCAGGAAGGGGAACGGGTCATCAAAGGACAGGCGCTCTTCGAAGATAAAAAAAATCCGGGCGTGAAGTTCACTGCACCTGCCAGTGGCACCGTTGTGGCAATCAACCGTGGCGAACGCCGCGTATTGCAGTCGGTTGTTATCCGTATTGAAGGTAACGAACAGCGCGAGTTTGCACGTTTTGACGTCGCCGATTTCGCCACCCTGAAGCGCGAAGTTGTGCAGACGCAACTGCTTGAATCCGGCCTGTGGACTGCATTTCGCACGCGGCCGTTCAGCAAATCCCCGGTGCCCGGCTCTGTACCGGCCGCCATCTTCGTTACGGCTATCGACACCAACCCGCTCAGCGCAGACCCGCAGCCTCTTATCTTTGCACAGCGTAAAGCGTTTGATGCCGGGCTTACCCTGCTGACACGGCTGACGGCCGGGAAAGTCCACGTCTGCCAGGGCAGTGGCGGCAAGCTTGGTGGCCATCCGCAAGGTCAGGTTACCTTTAATGAATTTGCTGGCCCGCATCCGGCAGGCCTTGCCGGAACGCACATTCATTTTCTTGAACCCGTCAGCCTGACGAAGCAGGTCTGGCATCTTAATTATCAGGATGTGATTGCTATCGGTAAGCTCTTTACTGAGGGCGAATTGTGTTCTGAACGCGTGATCGCCATCGGTGGGCCGCAGGCTGTGAACCCGCGTCTGGTGCGCACGCTGCTGGGGGCGGATATCTCTGAACTGATGTCGGGTGAAACAAAAGAGGGTGAAAACCGTCTGATCTCCGGTTCGGTGCTCAGCGGCAGGCAGGCTGCTGGTGCGCAGGCATATCTGGGGCGTTTTCACTTACAGGTCAGCATTGTGCAGGAAGGGCGCGAGAAAGAACTGTTTGGCTGGGTGCTACCCGGTGCGGATAAATTCTCTGTTACCCGCACCACGCTTGGACACTTCCTGCGCCACAAGCTTTTTAACTTCTCAACCAGCACTCACGGCGGTGAGCGCGCAATGGTGCCAATTGGCAACTACGAGCGTGTGATGCCGCTCGATATCCTGCCAACCCTGTTGCTACGCGATCTGCTGGCCGGTGACAGCGATGGCGCGCAGGCGCTCGGCTGCCTGGAGCTGGATGAAGAAGACCTGGCGCTTTGCACCTATGTTTGCCCAGGGAAATACGAATACGGACCCGTATTGCGCGAGGTGTTAACCCGCATTGAGCAGGAAGGATAACTGATGGGCTTAAAACACCTCTTCGAAAAAATGGAGCCGCACTTCTTACAGGGCGGCAAACTGGAAAAGTACTACCCGCTGTTTGAAGCAACCGCGACCGTTTTCTACACGCCAGGGCTAGTCACGAAAGGCGCCACGCACGTTCGTGATGCCATTGATCTTAAAAGGATGATGATCCTGGTCTGGCTCGCCGTTTTTCCAGCCATGTTCTGGGGCATGTACAACGTCGGCCTGCAAACCATCCCGGCGCTGCACCATCTGTATGATGCGCCGCAGTTGGCACAGATAATTCAGTCAGACTGGCATTATCGTCTGGCTCAACTGCTTGGCGTGAGCTTTGCCGCTGATGCCAGCTGGATAAGCATGATGACGCTGGGGGCGGTTTTCTTCCTGCCGATTTACCTCACGGTCTTTATCGTTGGCGGGTTCTGGGAAGTCCTGTTCGCCATTATTCGCAAACATGAAATCAACGAAGGTTTCTTTGTCACCTCTATTCTGTTTGCCCTGATTGTGCCGCCAACCTTACCTCTGTGGCAGGCTGCGCTTGGCATCAGCTTCGGGGTGGTGATTGCAAAAGAGATCTTCGGCGGAACCGGGCGAAACTTCCTCAACCCGGCACTGGCAGGGCGTGCATTCCTGTTTTTTGCCTATCCGGCTCAAATCTCTGGCGACCTGGTCTGGACGGCAGCGGATGGCTTTTCCGGTGCCACGCCGCTTTCGCAGTGGGCGGCTCACGGCGGTGAAACGCTGGTGAATAACGCGACGGGGCAACCCGTCACCTGGTTTGATGCCTTTATTGGCAATCTCCCGGGGTCGATTGGTGAAGTCTCTACGCTGATGATTTTGCTTGGCGGGGCCATCATTCTGTTCGGCCGTGTGGCCTCCTGGCGCATTGTGGCGGGTGTGATGCTGGGCATGGTGCTTACTGCCACGCTGTTCAATGTTATCGGCTCTGCTACCAACCCCATGTTCTCTATGCCCTGGTACTGGCATCTGGTTCTGGGGGGATTTGCTTTTGGCATGATGTTTATGGCAACTGACCCTGTTTCGGCCTCATTTACCGACAAAGGGAAATGGTGCTACGGCGCGCTTATCGGCGTGATGTGTGTATTGATTCGCGTGGTCAACCCGGCTTATCCGGAAGGGATGATGTTGGCCATTTTGTTTGCCAACTTGTTTGCGCCGCTATTCGATTATCTGGTGGTACGCGCCAACATTAAGCGGAGGAAAGCGCGTGGCTGATATCAAAAATAACGACAACACCGGCAAAACGCTGTTGGTGGTGCTGGTGCTCTGCCTGGTATGTTCCATCGTGGTGGCGGGATCTGCCGTGGGTTTAAAACCTCTTCAGCAGGAGCAGCGCGCACTGGACAAACAGCGCAACATTCTGGCGGTTGCCGGGCTTATGCAGGACGGGATGAGCGCGGATGATGTGGCAAAAATCTTTGCCGAACGCATTTCGTCCCGGCTGGTGGATCTCAAAACAGGTGAGCTGCTGGACCGCGACCCAGCGAAATATAATCAGGCTCAGGCACTGAAAGATCCACAGATGAGCATTGTGCTGGAAGCATCTCAAGATCCGGCCGGCATTAAGCGACGCAGCAATCTTGCGGAGATCTATCTGGTACGCGACGAGAAAAAACGCGTGCAGGAGATGGTGCTGCCGATCTACGGCAACGGCCTGTGGTCAATGATGTATGCCTTTGTTGCGTTAGATACAGACGGTCGCACGGTGAAAGGCATTACCTACTATGACCAGGGCGAAACGCCGGGGCTCGGCGGTGAAATCGAGAACCCTAACTGGCGGGCGCAGTTTATCGGTAAAAAAGTGCTCGACGATGACGGATTACCCGCGCTGAAAGTGATGAAAGGTGCGGCGCGTCCAGGTGATGAGTTCGCTGTGGACGGGCTTTCCGGGGCTACACTCACGTCCAAAGGCGTGCAGCACAGTTTTGACTTCTGGATGGGGGAGCTGGGTTTTGGCCCCTTCCTGAAAAATGTACGTGAAGGAGCGCTGAACAATGGCTGATGCGGGTGAATTGAAAGAAGTTAAAAAGGTACTCGTTGGCCCGCTTTTAGCCAATAACCCGATTACGTTGCAGGTGCTTGGCGTCTGTTCTGCACTGGCGGTGACTACCAAGCTGGAAACTGCGCTGGTGATGACCGTCGCGGTGACGCTGGTTACTGCATTTTCCAGCATGTTTATCTCCATGATCCGCCACCACATTCCGAACAGCGTGAGGATCATCGTGCAGATGGCGATTATCGCGTCACTGGTGATCGTCGTCGATCAGCTGTTGCGCGCTTTTGCCTATGAAACCTCAAAACAGCTCTCGGTATTTGTTGGTCTGATCATCACCAACTGTATTGTGATGGGGCGCGCTGAAGCCTACGCCATGAAGATGCCGCCGCTGGCGAGCTTTATGGACGGTATCGGCAACGGCCTGGGTTATGGGGTCATTCTCCTGACGGTGGGTTTCCTGCGTGAGTTAATCGGCAGCGGCAAGCTGTTCGGTATCACGGTGCTGGACACGGTGCAACATGGCGGCTGGTATCTGCCTAACGGGCTGTTCCTGCTGGCCCCAAGCGCATTTTTCATTATCGGTTTGCTGATCTGGCTGATTCGTACCCTGAAACCAGAGCAGCAGGAAAAGGAGTAACCGACAATGTCTCATTACCTGAGTTTGTTTGTGCGCGCGGTGTTTGTTGAAAATATGGCGCTCGCGTTTTTCCTGGGCATGTGCACCTTCCTCGCAGTGTCCAAAAAGGTATCAACGGCATTTGGTCTGGGCGTGGCGGTCACCGTGGTGCTCGGATTATCTGTACCGATTAATAATCTGGTGTACAACTTTGTCCTGCGTGATGGCGCGCTGGTTGAGGGAGTCGATCTGAGCTTCCTTAACTTCATCACCTTTATCGGTGTGATTGCGGCGCTGGTACAAATACTTGAGATGATCCTCGATAAATATTTCCCGTCGCTTTATAACGCGCTGGGGATCTTCCTGCCGCTGATCGCGGTGAACTGCGCCATCTTCGGCGGCGTGTCGTTTATGGTCCAGCGTGATTACAACTTCAGTGAATCCATCGTTTACGGCTTTGGCTCCGGTATTGGCTGGATGCTGGCGATTGTCACCATGGCGGGGATCCGGGAAAAAATGAAATATGCCAACGTGCCCGCAGGGTTGCGAGGCTTAGGGATCACCTTTATCACCACCGGGCTAATGGCGCTGGGCTTTATGTCCTTCTCCGGCGTGCAGCTCTGAGGGCTTAGATATGGAAATTATTCTTGGCGTGGCGATGTTCACGCTCATTGTACTGGTACTGTCTGGGCTGATACTGGCTGCGCGTTCTAAGCTTGTGAACGCCGGGGACGTCATTATTGATATTAATGGCGAGCCGCAGAACCAGATCCGCACTCCGGCGGGCGACAAACTGCTTAACACGCTTTCGGGTAACGGGATATTTGTCTCCTCGGCCTGTGGCGGCGGGGGTTCCTGTGGGCAATGTCGTGTGACGGTGAAAGAGGGCGGTGGCGACATTTTGCCAACTGAACTGGCGCACATCACGAAACGTGAGGCGAAAGACGGTTGCCGCCTGGCCTGTCAGGTTGCGGTGCGCCAGAACATGAAAATTGAGCTGCCGGAAGAGATCTTCGGCATCAAAAAATGGGAGTGCGAGGTTATCTCTAACGATAACAAAGCCACTTTTATTAAAGAGCTGAAACTGCGCGTGCCTGATGGGGAAGATGTGCCCTTCCGCGCAGGCGGGTATATCCAGATTGAGTGCCCGGAGCACACCGTTGCTTACGCCGATTTTGACGTGCCGGACGAATACCGCGCCGACTGGGATAAATTTAATCTCTTCCGCTTTGCGTCAGAGGTCAATGAGCCAACGTTACGTGCCTACTCTATGGCTAACTACCCGGAAGAGAAGGGCATCATTATGCTTAACGTGCGTATCGCCACGCCACCACCGGCTGTGCCGGATGCACCACCGGGCGTGATGTCGTCTTATATCTGGTCACTGAAAGCAGGTGATAAAGTCACGATCTCGGGCCCGTTTGGCGAATTCTTCGCTAAAGAGACGGATGCTGAAATGGTGTTTATCGGCGGCGGAGCAGGGATGGCGCCGATGCGTTCGCATATTTTCGACCAGCTTAAACGGCTCGGCAGTCAACGAAAAATAAGCTTCTGGTACGGGGCCCGCTCGCTGCGCGAAATGTTCTATGACGATGAATTCGAACAACTGGCGCGTGAAAATCCTAACTTTACCTTCCATGTGGCGCTGTCTGACCCGCAGCCGGAAGATAACTGGACAGGTTATACGGGCTTCATCCACAACGTTCTCTATGAGCACTACCTGAAGCAGCACGCAGCACCGGAAGATTGTGAATTCTACATGTGTGGTCCGCCAATGATGAATGCGGCCGTCATTAAGATGCTCAAAGATCTGGGTGTGGAAGATGAGAACATCATGCTGGATGACTTTGGAGGCTGATGATGTTGACGTTTCTGGCAACCTTTTTGGTCTTTGTGCTGGTGGTATTCGGCATGTCGTTAGGCTGGATCATCAAGCGTAAAAGCATACAGGGCAGTTGCGGCGGTATCTCTTCTTTGGGGATGGAAAAAGTCTGCGATTGCCCGGAGCCGTGCGATGCGCGGAAAAAAAGAATGGCCCGCGAACAGCAACGCATTATTTAAGGTTTTGTAGGCCGGGTATGGCGCAGTCGCCACCCGGCGTTTTCCACATCCACTTCTCAATCCTCACAAATTTACTGTATACTTATCCAGTTATAAGTGAGGGCTTACTATGCGCAAAATAATCCATGTGGATATGGACTGTTTTTTTGCCGCAGTGGAGATGCGTGACAACCCGGCGCTGCGGGATATCCCTATCGCCATTGGCGGTAGCCGCGTCCAGCGTGGAGTGATCAGCACTGCCAATTACCCAGCGCGCAAATTTGGCGTGCGCAGCGCCATGCCGACGGCGATGGCGCTGAAACTCTGCCCGCACCTCACCCTTCTGCCTGGCCGGTTTGAAGCCTACAAAGAAGCCTCCGTTCATATCCGGGACATTTTCTCCCGTTACACGTCTCTGATTGAACCGCTTTCGCTTGATGAGGCCTATCTGGATGTCACTGACAGCGTCCATTGCCACGGCTCTGCCACGCTGATGGCACAGGAGATCCGCCAGACTATTGCCCGTGAGCTGAACCTAACAGCATCGGCAGGCGTTGCGCCGGTGAAGTTCCTTGCAAAAATCGCTTCAGATTTGAATAAACCGAATGGCCAGTACGTCATCACCCCGGATGACGTTCCGGCTTTTTTAAAAACATTACCGCTTGGAAAAATACCCGGTGTCGGGAAAGTCTCAGCCGCGAAGCTTGAAAGTATGGGGCTGCGTACCTGCGAAGATGTGCAGCGCAGCGATCTCGTGATGCTGCTCAAGCGTTTCGGGAAGTTTGGCCGTGTTCTGTGGGAGCGCAGCCAGGGCATTGACGAGCGGAGCGTGAATAACGAGCGGCTGCGTAAATCCGTTGGCGTAGAGCGTACGCTGATTGAAGATATTCATGACTGGGCTGAATGCGAGGCCATTATTACCGGGCAACTTTACCCGGAGCTGGAACGACGCCTCGCCAGGGTGAAACCAGACCTTCTGATTGCCCGCCAGGGGATCAAACTCAAGTTCAATGATTTTCAGCAAACCACCCAGGAGCACGTCTGGCCGCGCCTGAATAAAGACGATCTTATCGCGACGGCAAAAAAGGCCTGGGAAGAACGACGGGGTGGAAGAGGGGTTCGGCTGGTGGGATTACACGTCACGCTTCTGGATCCGCAGCTTGAGCGACAGCTGGTATTGGGATTGTAAAAAAGCCCGGTGGCGCTACCGCTTACCGGGCCTGTGTTTTTCACCCTCTCCCTGCGGGTGTACGGTCCGGGGACATGGTAGACAGGTGTTCGGGGACATGGTGAACACTTTTTAACATCCTTTACCCATGGTGATCGACTTTTTCTTCAGGTCGATCACCCCCACTTTCGTGCTGTACCACCACACCTCGTAGCTGCCGTCTTCCTGCATCTCCTTCAGCCCGACCCGTTCTCCCCTGAACGCCTTGCCTGCGCTCAGACTTACCCCTTTCACGCTCAGCTTTCCGCTGATATCCACTTTCCTGACCATCACGCCCTCGTCGTATTCCGGGGGCGTGGTGTTGCCGCTGTACTGCCGCTCTGACGGCTTATACCGCGACCCCGGTACCGCCATATCCAGCGCCTCATGCGGGCGTTCAAGGTTATAGACTGTCCGCCAGTGGTCGAAGGCGCGCTGCAGTTCGCCCCCGCTCGCGAACCACTTCCCCTGCAGCACTTCTGCCTTCAGGCTCCGGTGAAAACGCTCCAGCTTACCCTGCGTCTGCGGATGATACGGCCGGGAGTGCCCCACCCGGATACCCAGACGCATCAGCCACAGCTCCAGCGCCGTCCAGGTGCCGGTGGTGTCTCCCCACGGAGAACCGTTGTCCATCGTCATCCGGTCCGGCAGGCCGTAGCGCTCAAACACGCTGACCAGCTGCTGCTGCACGGTCTCGCGCCGTTCATCGGTACAGTGCGCCAGGCACAGGGAAAATCGGGAGTGGTCGTCCAGCAGGGTGAGCGGATGGCAGCGGCCGCCTCCAAAGGGAAAGTGGCCCTTAAAATCCATCTGCCAGAGGCGGTTCGGCGCGTCATGTTCGAACCGTCCCGTGGCGGGAATGCCCGGTGAAGTGCCCGGCAGCAGACCGTGACGGGCCATGAGGTTATGGACGGTGCTGAAGGCGGGCATGGTGTGCCCCTGGTCTTCCAGCCAGCGCTTTATCTTGCGTGCGCCCCAGCGTTCATGGCGGTCATGCGCCATACGCAGCAGGGCAGTGATGTCGTCAGATGAGCGGTTCGGGGAATGGTGCGGTATGCGCGGGCGGTCCTGAAGGCCGGAGGCCCCTTCCTCCGCCCAGCGGCGAAGCCACTTATAGCCGGTGGCAGGTGAAATGCCGAAGCGACGGCAGAGGGAACGGATGTTCGCCCCGTCCTGCGAGGCGAACAAAACAAACTCGGTACGTAATGACATGGTATCTCTCGCATCCCAGGACATAAGCGACTCCATAAACGGGTTCTTATGCCTTAGTTGTAAGTGTCTACCATGTCCCCGAACAAGTGTTCACTATGTCCCCGGACCGTACAGCGGGAGAGGGCTGGGGTGAGGGTTTTACTTCGCAGGAATCGCTTTCAGCAGTTCAGTCAGCAGGGTCCAGTAGTGGCCCACGCTTTCGATATGAACCTGCTCATCCGGGGAGTGTGGCCCGGTGATGGTTGGCCCGATGGACACCATATCCATATCCGGATACGGTTTTTTGAACAGACCACATTCCAGACCCGCGTGGATCACCTGAATGTTCGGGGTGCTGTTGAACAGACGCTGGTATGTTTCACGCACCAGAGCCATTACCGGTGAGCTTGCATCCGGCTGCCAGCCTGGGTAGCTACCTTTAGCGGACGTTGATGCGCCAGCCAGTTTGCCCAGAGATTCCAGCATACTGACAACGTACTCTTTACCGCTGTCGATAAGTGAACGGATCAGGCAGATGATTTCTGCGCTGTCGTCGCTCATGGTCACGACGCCAACGTTCAGA encodes:
- a CDS encoding IS481 family transposase — encoded protein: MESLMSWDARDTMSLRTEFVLFASQDGANIRSLCRRFGISPATGYKWLRRWAEEGASGLQDRPRIPHHSPNRSSDDITALLRMAHDRHERWGARKIKRWLEDQGHTMPAFSTVHNLMARHGLLPGTSPGIPATGRFEHDAPNRLWQMDFKGHFPFGGGRCHPLTLLDDHSRFSLCLAHCTDERRETVQQQLVSVFERYGLPDRMTMDNGSPWGDTTGTWTALELWLMRLGIRVGHSRPYHPQTQGKLERFHRSLKAEVLQGKWFASGGELQRAFDHWRTVYNLERPHEALDMAVPGSRYKPSERQYSGNTTPPEYDEGVMVRKVDISGKLSVKGVSLSAGKAFRGERVGLKEMQEDGSYEVWWYSTKVGVIDLKKKSITMGKGC